The Immundisolibacter cernigliae genome has a window encoding:
- a CDS encoding efflux RND transporter periplasmic adaptor subunit — protein sequence MATASVSTVPRYYTAPGSVLADERVQLSSRISGFIRKLAVREGDAVREGQVVVEIDPSDVEGAVQRAAAARASAQADLADARVDVDKFTALTKTGAVPMDTLRKAEVRRQVAQARLAEAQAALETANAQRAYTSITSPVDGVVVGRLREAGDLATPGVPILEIEARNTLVFQTYVAESRVTQLDPAQPVRVKLDAAPQAYEGRLLRVVPSADPATRRYEVKVSLPIAAGLLPGMFGRAQFHVGEDQPLTVPQAALTERGGLSGVFRVAADGQVEFRWLRTRRQIDGRVEVTAGLVDGDRLVLNPPADLRDGDRLAVSTPAAQ from the coding sequence ATGGCCACCGCCAGCGTCAGCACGGTGCCGCGCTATTACACCGCCCCCGGCAGCGTGCTTGCGGATGAGCGCGTGCAGCTTTCGTCGCGCATCAGCGGCTTCATTCGCAAGCTCGCAGTGCGGGAAGGGGACGCGGTCCGCGAGGGCCAGGTCGTGGTTGAAATCGACCCGTCCGACGTGGAGGGTGCGGTGCAGCGGGCGGCCGCGGCGCGCGCCTCGGCGCAGGCTGACCTCGCTGACGCGCGGGTGGACGTGGACAAATTCACCGCCCTGACCAAGACCGGCGCCGTGCCGATGGATACCCTGCGCAAGGCCGAAGTGCGGCGCCAGGTGGCGCAGGCGCGCCTGGCCGAAGCCCAGGCAGCACTTGAAACCGCCAATGCCCAGCGTGCCTACACCAGCATCACCAGCCCGGTCGACGGCGTGGTGGTCGGGCGGCTGCGCGAGGCCGGTGATCTGGCCACGCCGGGTGTGCCCATTCTGGAAATCGAGGCCCGCAACACGCTGGTGTTCCAGACCTACGTCGCCGAGAGCCGCGTCACGCAGCTCGACCCGGCGCAGCCGGTGCGGGTGAAACTCGACGCTGCGCCGCAGGCCTACGAAGGGCGTCTGTTGCGGGTGGTGCCGTCAGCCGATCCGGCCACCCGGCGCTACGAGGTCAAGGTCAGTTTGCCGATTGCCGCCGGGCTGCTGCCGGGCATGTTCGGGCGCGCCCAGTTTCACGTGGGTGAAGACCAGCCCCTGACCGTGCCGCAGGCGGCGCTGACCGAGCGCGGTGGTCTTTCGGGCGTGTTCCGGGTGGCGGCCGACGGCCAGGTCGAGTTTCGCTGGTTGCGCACCCGTCGGCAGATCGACGGGCGGGTGGAGGTCACGGCCGGCCTTGTGGACGGCGACCGGCTGGTGCTGAACCCGCCGGCCGACCTGCGTGACGGGGATCGCCTGGCGGTCAGCACGCCTGCCGCGCAATGA
- a CDS encoding TetR/AcrR family transcriptional regulator, whose translation MPPATDKVIRRLSKEDILEKTAPLFAAGGYAATSMRDLAKACGITPAALYHHFTDKDQLYLDVLEYTFRRRIGRMGEALKGLTKFEDKVRRVVEVLVDAIHDDELFLPMLRRELLEQDEKRLEYLATRVFAEPFREIMRVGRDLPPGNYRPSFLATSALALTIGHYTLEPVRRYLMPSDTPDDLRQAIIDHVTDVALHGLRKDPK comes from the coding sequence ATGCCGCCTGCAACAGACAAGGTCATCCGTCGCCTGAGCAAGGAAGACATTCTGGAAAAAACGGCGCCGCTGTTCGCCGCCGGTGGCTACGCGGCCACCTCCATGCGCGACCTGGCCAAGGCCTGCGGCATTACGCCGGCGGCGCTGTATCACCACTTCACCGACAAGGACCAGCTGTATCTGGACGTGCTGGAGTACACCTTCCGGCGCCGCATCGGCCGCATGGGCGAGGCCCTCAAGGGCCTGACGAAATTCGAGGACAAGGTGCGCCGGGTGGTGGAAGTGCTGGTCGACGCCATCCACGACGACGAATTGTTCCTGCCCATGTTGCGGCGCGAGCTGCTGGAACAGGACGAGAAGCGGCTCGAATACCTGGCCACCCGGGTATTCGCCGAACCGTTCCGGGAAATCATGCGTGTGGGACGCGACCTGCCGCCTGGCAACTACCGGCCGTCGTTCCTGGCTACCTCTGCGTTGGCGCTGACCATTGGGCACTACACCCTGGAGCCGGTACGACGCTATCTGATGCCCTCCGACACGCCGGACGACCTGCGTCAGGCGATCATCGATCACGTCACGGATGTGGCGCTGCACGGTTTACGCAAGGATCCAAAATAA
- the tatC gene encoding twin-arginine translocase subunit TatC, with protein MSHLLELRTRLLRSVAAVVVLMAALMPFSNRLYSVLAQPLMQRLPEGASMIATGVAAPFLAPFKFAMMLAVYLAMPFVFYQVWAFVAPGLYQRERTLALPMLISSVLLFYLGMAFAYFLVFPIIFGFFASAAPVGVLVMTDVSSYLDFALTLFLAFGVAFEVPVVVVLLVLLGFVDIAALRKGRPYVIVGAFVIGMVLTPPDMFSQTLLAVPICLLFEAGLLVASLLGRRAARRDAASAVE; from the coding sequence ATGTCGCACCTGCTGGAGCTGCGCACCCGCCTGCTGCGTTCGGTGGCGGCGGTGGTGGTGCTGATGGCTGCGCTGATGCCGTTCTCGAACCGGCTTTATTCGGTCCTGGCACAGCCCCTGATGCAGCGCCTGCCGGAAGGCGCCTCGATGATCGCCACCGGCGTTGCGGCACCCTTCCTGGCGCCGTTCAAGTTCGCCATGATGTTGGCGGTCTATCTGGCCATGCCATTCGTGTTTTACCAGGTGTGGGCGTTCGTGGCGCCCGGCCTGTACCAGCGCGAGCGGACGCTCGCGCTGCCCATGCTGATCAGCAGCGTGTTGCTGTTCTACCTCGGGATGGCGTTTGCGTATTTCCTGGTGTTTCCGATCATCTTCGGCTTTTTCGCGTCCGCCGCTCCGGTCGGGGTATTGGTGATGACCGATGTGTCGAGCTACCTGGACTTCGCATTGACGCTCTTTCTGGCGTTCGGCGTGGCCTTCGAGGTGCCGGTGGTGGTGGTGTTGCTGGTGCTGCTGGGCTTTGTGGACATCGCGGCGCTGCGCAAGGGGCGGCCGTACGTCATCGTCGGTGCGTTTGTGATCGGCATGGTGCTGACGCCGCCGGACATGTTCTCGCAGACCCTGCTGGCGGTGCCGATCTGCCTGCTTTTCGAGGCCGGGTTGCTGGTCGCCAGCCTGCTCGGCAGGCGTGCGGCGCGGCGTGATGCTGCCTCGGCAGTCGAGTGA
- the tatB gene encoding Sec-independent protein translocase protein TatB, with amino-acid sequence MFDVGFGELVLVGVIALLVLGPERLPQAARTAGLWVGRLRATVQRFTADVDRELKAEELRQTLREEARRLAEPVQELGREVAASRAELTEAHVTTPDRAAAPADDER; translated from the coding sequence GTGTTCGATGTCGGTTTCGGCGAGCTGGTGCTGGTTGGCGTCATCGCCCTGCTGGTGCTCGGTCCCGAGCGCTTGCCGCAGGCCGCCCGCACGGCCGGCCTGTGGGTGGGGCGTTTGCGTGCCACCGTGCAGCGCTTTACCGCCGATGTCGATCGTGAGCTCAAGGCCGAGGAGTTGCGCCAGACACTGCGTGAAGAGGCACGCCGGCTGGCGGAGCCGGTCCAGGAACTGGGCCGCGAAGTGGCGGCCTCGCGCGCAGAGTTGACCGAGGCGCACGTGACGACGCCCGACCGGGCGGCAGCCCCGGCTGACGATGAGCGCTGA
- a CDS encoding Sec-independent protein translocase subunit TatA, which translates to MGLGGISPFQLLIVLAIVLVLFGGKRLRSLGGDLGGAIKGFRNSMKEGEKDDLTHEAERLADGSESARAADSAVKRERQDG; encoded by the coding sequence ATGGGTTTAGGCGGAATTTCCCCGTTTCAGTTGCTGATCGTGTTGGCCATCGTGCTGGTGCTGTTCGGTGGCAAGCGTCTGCGCAGCCTGGGCGGCGATCTGGGCGGTGCCATCAAGGGCTTTCGTAACTCCATGAAGGAAGGCGAGAAGGACGATCTCACCCACGAGGCCGAACGCCTGGCCGACGGCAGTGAGTCCGCGCGAGCGGCGGACAGCGCGGTCAAGCGCGAGCGTCAGGACGGCTAG
- a CDS encoding phosphoribosyl-ATP diphosphatase, which yields MSEVLSRLQAVLEARRGAAADTSYVARLYAGGLDGMLKKIGEEATELVMAGKDGVPERIVAEAADLWFHTMVVLVAQNLSVDDVLAELERRFGRSGLDEKASRKST from the coding sequence ATGAGTGAGGTGCTGAGCCGCCTGCAGGCGGTGCTCGAAGCGCGCCGCGGGGCGGCGGCGGACACCTCCTACGTGGCGCGCCTGTACGCCGGCGGCCTGGACGGCATGCTCAAGAAAATCGGCGAGGAGGCCACCGAGCTGGTCATGGCCGGCAAGGATGGGGTGCCCGAGCGCATCGTCGCCGAGGCCGCCGATCTGTGGTTTCACACGATGGTCGTGCTGGTGGCGCAGAATCTGTCGGTCGACGACGTGCTGGCGGAACTCGAACGCCGTTTCGGGCGCTCGGGGCTGGACGAGAAGGCCAGCCGAAAATCGACTTGA
- the hisI gene encoding phosphoribosyl-AMP cyclohydrolase has translation MPDFLDAVRWDERGLVPAIAQDAGTGRVLMMAWMNREALAATAAEGIAVYWSRSRGRLWRKGETSGHTQIVRELRLDCDGDTVLLTVEQQGGIACHTGRERCFFQRLTDGQWVSDELVLRAPNTIYPAGGGHE, from the coding sequence ATGCCTGATTTTCTGGATGCCGTGCGCTGGGACGAACGGGGTCTGGTGCCGGCCATCGCCCAGGACGCCGGCACCGGCCGCGTTCTGATGATGGCGTGGATGAACCGCGAGGCACTCGCCGCCACGGCGGCCGAGGGCATTGCCGTGTACTGGTCCCGCTCGCGCGGGCGGCTGTGGCGCAAGGGCGAGACCTCCGGGCACACGCAAATCGTGCGCGAGCTGCGCCTGGACTGCGACGGCGACACGGTGCTGCTGACGGTGGAACAACAGGGTGGTATTGCCTGTCATACCGGCCGCGAACGGTGTTTTTTTCAGCGTCTGACGGATGGTCAGTGGGTCAGCGACGAGCTGGTGCTGCGCGCGCCCAACACCATTTATCCGGCCGGAGGCGGCCATGAGTGA
- the hisF gene encoding imidazole glycerol phosphate synthase subunit HisF, with protein sequence MLAKRIIPCLDVDHGRVVKGVRFVELRDAGDPVETGKRYSEAGADELVFLDITASADDRDTLLHVVEAVAEQVFIPFTVGGGVRSVEDIRRLLVAGADKVSINTAAVQRPQLVAEAAQQFGSQCIVVAIDAKQVGPQRWEVFTHGGRRATGLDAIEWAQRMVALGAGELLLTSMDRDGTREGFDLELTRRVSDAVPVPVIASGGVGNLDHLRDGVLLGHADAVLAASIFHFGDYSIDQAKAHLAAAGVVVRRDDPVLADA encoded by the coding sequence ATGCTCGCCAAGCGCATCATCCCGTGTCTGGACGTCGACCACGGGCGCGTCGTCAAGGGCGTGCGCTTCGTCGAACTGCGCGACGCCGGTGACCCGGTGGAGACCGGCAAGCGCTACAGCGAAGCCGGCGCCGACGAGCTGGTGTTCCTGGACATCACCGCCAGCGCCGACGACCGCGACACGCTGCTGCACGTGGTCGAAGCGGTCGCCGAGCAGGTATTCATCCCGTTCACGGTCGGTGGCGGCGTGCGCAGCGTGGAAGACATCCGCCGCCTGCTGGTGGCCGGCGCCGACAAGGTGTCGATCAACACCGCCGCCGTGCAGCGGCCGCAGCTGGTGGCCGAGGCGGCGCAGCAGTTCGGCAGCCAGTGCATCGTGGTCGCCATCGACGCCAAGCAGGTCGGTCCGCAGCGCTGGGAGGTGTTCACCCACGGCGGGCGGCGCGCCACCGGCCTCGATGCCATCGAGTGGGCGCAGCGCATGGTGGCCCTGGGCGCCGGCGAACTGCTCCTGACCAGCATGGACCGCGATGGCACCCGCGAGGGCTTTGACCTGGAACTCACGCGCCGCGTGAGCGACGCCGTGCCGGTGCCGGTGATCGCGTCGGGCGGCGTCGGCAATCTGGATCACCTGCGCGACGGCGTGCTGCTGGGGCACGCCGACGCGGTGCTGGCGGCCAGCATCTTTCATTTCGGCGACTACAGCATCGACCAGGCCAAGGCGCACCTGGCAGCGGCCGGCGTGGTGGTGCGCCGTGACGATCCGGTGCTGGCCGATGCCTGA
- the hisA gene encoding 1-(5-phosphoribosyl)-5-[(5-phosphoribosylamino)methylideneamino]imidazole-4-carboxamide isomerase: protein MLLIPAIDLKGGKCVRLRQGHMDDVTVFDDDPVAVARRWVEQGATRVHVVDLDGAVAGRPVNAKVIAAITAAVAGVDVQVGGGIRDEDTIEAYLDAGVRYVILGTQAVNMPHFVGDACTEYPGHIIVGLDARDGKVAIDGWSKLSQHNVLDMAQHFERDGVEAIIYTDIGRDGMMRGVNVDSVVELARAVTVPVIASGGVTNLADIEALCAVAGEGVSGVVIGRALYEGSLDLPTALRRVVELGA from the coding sequence ATGCTGCTGATACCCGCCATCGACCTGAAGGGCGGCAAGTGCGTGCGCCTGCGCCAGGGGCACATGGATGACGTGACGGTGTTCGACGACGATCCGGTCGCCGTGGCACGCCGCTGGGTGGAGCAGGGCGCCACGCGCGTGCATGTGGTGGATCTGGACGGCGCCGTGGCCGGCCGGCCGGTCAACGCCAAGGTCATCGCCGCCATCACGGCCGCGGTGGCTGGCGTGGACGTGCAGGTCGGCGGCGGCATCCGCGACGAGGACACCATCGAGGCCTATCTGGACGCCGGCGTGCGCTACGTGATCCTGGGCACGCAGGCGGTGAACATGCCCCATTTCGTGGGCGATGCCTGCACCGAGTATCCGGGCCACATCATCGTGGGTCTGGATGCCCGCGACGGCAAGGTGGCCATCGACGGCTGGTCCAAGCTGTCGCAGCACAATGTGCTCGACATGGCCCAGCACTTCGAGCGCGACGGCGTGGAGGCCATCATCTACACCGACATCGGCCGCGACGGCATGATGCGCGGCGTCAACGTGGACAGCGTGGTCGAGCTGGCGCGCGCCGTGACGGTGCCGGTGATCGCCTCCGGCGGCGTGACCAACCTGGCCGACATCGAAGCCCTGTGCGCCGTCGCCGGCGAGGGCGTGTCCGGTGTGGTGATCGGCCGCGCCCTGTACGAGGGCAGTCTTGACCTGCCGACGGCGCTGCGGCGTGTGGTTGAACTGGGCGCCTGA
- the hisH gene encoding imidazole glycerol phosphate synthase subunit HisH: MNDTVVIDFGMGNLRSVAKALEHVGARVRVSGDPAVIRRAARVVFPGQGAMGSCVARLAGHGLAEAVREAALNKPFLGICLGLQALLEFSEEDGGVPGLGLVAGRVQRFADGELLPGGERRKVPHMGWNQVGFTKSHPVLAGIPDGAWFYFVHSYYVCPADEALVLGRSQHGSTAFTCALARGNLLATQFHPEKSHHAGLRLLANFVSWDGTTRGED; the protein is encoded by the coding sequence ATGAATGACACCGTCGTCATCGACTTTGGCATGGGCAACCTGCGGTCGGTGGCCAAGGCGCTGGAGCACGTCGGTGCGCGCGTGCGGGTCAGTGGCGACCCGGCCGTGATCCGCCGCGCGGCGCGGGTGGTGTTTCCCGGTCAGGGCGCGATGGGCTCGTGTGTCGCCCGCCTGGCCGGTCACGGCCTCGCCGAGGCGGTGCGCGAGGCGGCGCTGAACAAACCATTCCTGGGTATTTGTCTTGGCCTGCAGGCGCTGCTGGAGTTCAGCGAGGAAGACGGCGGTGTGCCCGGCCTGGGTCTGGTCGCCGGGCGCGTGCAGCGCTTCGCGGACGGCGAGTTGCTGCCCGGCGGCGAGCGGCGCAAGGTGCCGCACATGGGCTGGAACCAGGTCGGCTTCACGAAATCGCATCCCGTGCTGGCCGGCATCCCGGATGGCGCGTGGTTCTACTTTGTGCACAGTTACTACGTGTGCCCCGCGGATGAGGCACTCGTGCTTGGGCGCAGCCAGCACGGCAGCACGGCGTTCACCTGCGCGCTGGCGCGTGGCAATCTGCTGGCGACACAGTTTCATCCGGAAAAGAGTCATCACGCGGGCCTGCGTCTGCTGGCCAACTTCGTGAGCTGGGACGGCACTACCCGAGGAGAGGACTGA
- the hisB gene encoding imidazoleglycerol-phosphate dehydratase HisB: MNSQRSADIRRTTRETDIRVQVNLDGSGASKLASGLPFLDHMLEQVARHGGLDITVEATGDLHIDAHHTVEDIGITLGQAVQQALGDRAGITRYGHAYVPLDEALSRVVLDCSGRPGLVYAVDYPRARVGDFDVDLLREFFQGFVNHALVTLHIDCLRGGNAHHIAETVFKAFGRALRAALAIDPRAAGSVPSTKGSL; the protein is encoded by the coding sequence ATGAACAGCCAGCGCAGCGCCGACATCCGGCGCACCACCCGCGAGACCGACATCCGGGTTCAGGTGAATCTGGACGGCAGCGGCGCCTCGAAGCTGGCCAGCGGCCTGCCGTTCCTGGACCACATGCTCGAACAGGTGGCCCGCCACGGCGGGCTCGACATCACGGTCGAGGCCACCGGCGACCTGCACATCGACGCCCACCACACGGTGGAAGACATCGGCATCACACTCGGCCAGGCCGTGCAGCAGGCGCTGGGCGACCGCGCCGGCATCACCCGCTACGGCCACGCCTACGTGCCGCTCGACGAGGCGCTGTCACGGGTGGTGCTGGACTGTTCCGGCCGGCCGGGGCTGGTCTACGCGGTGGACTATCCGCGGGCCCGGGTGGGGGACTTCGACGTCGACCTGCTGCGCGAGTTCTTCCAGGGCTTCGTCAACCATGCCCTGGTGACGCTGCACATCGACTGCCTGCGTGGCGGCAACGCGCACCACATCGCCGAGACCGTGTTCAAGGCCTTCGGCCGGGCACTGCGTGCGGCCTTGGCCATCGATCCGCGGGCCGCCGGCAGTGTGCCGTCGACCAAGGGCAGTCTTTGA
- the hisC gene encoding histidinol-phosphate transaminase yields MPAGAVVTRSTASTAARIDALLRPEIRALSAYHVPPAAGLLKLDAMENPYPWPGGLEEEWLAGLRGVELNRYPLPHPAELVQALARQAGVPPGCGLLLGNGSDELIQLIDICLARPGASVLLPTPTFSMYSLIARVAGLGVIDVPLRADFGLDLPAMRAAIERHQPALIYLACPNNPTAGLFDPAELRALIGAAPGLVVVDEAYFPFAGRSVLPWLLEFNHLLVLRTLSKVGLAGLRLGYLIGHPDWLAQFDKARLPYNINTLTQLSAQFALAHADRLAGEAARICEQRHRLSQELKALPGVTVYPSDANFILLRLPPGQAPAAHGALQQAGILVKNVHGGHPLLTDCLRVTVGTAAENEALLAALRAHLTGTV; encoded by the coding sequence ATGCCGGCTGGAGCAGTCGTGACCCGATCGACGGCATCGACGGCCGCGCGCATCGACGCCTTGCTGCGGCCGGAAATTCGGGCACTGAGTGCCTACCACGTGCCGCCGGCGGCGGGCCTGCTCAAGCTGGATGCCATGGAGAATCCCTATCCGTGGCCGGGTGGGCTCGAGGAAGAATGGCTGGCCGGCCTGCGTGGCGTGGAACTGAACCGCTACCCGTTGCCGCACCCGGCCGAGCTGGTGCAGGCCCTGGCGCGCCAGGCGGGCGTACCGCCCGGCTGCGGGCTGCTGCTGGGCAACGGTTCGGACGAGCTGATCCAGCTGATCGACATCTGTCTGGCCCGGCCCGGCGCCAGCGTGTTGCTGCCCACGCCGACCTTCTCGATGTACTCGCTGATCGCGCGCGTGGCGGGCCTGGGGGTGATCGACGTGCCGCTGCGGGCGGATTTCGGTCTGGACCTGCCGGCCATGCGGGCGGCCATCGAGCGCCACCAGCCGGCGCTGATTTATCTGGCCTGTCCGAACAATCCGACGGCCGGGCTGTTCGATCCGGCCGAGCTGCGCGCGCTGATCGGCGCCGCGCCCGGCCTGGTGGTGGTGGACGAGGCCTACTTCCCGTTCGCCGGGCGCAGCGTGTTGCCCTGGCTGCTGGAGTTCAATCATCTGCTGGTGCTGCGCACGCTGTCCAAGGTGGGGCTGGCCGGCCTGCGGCTGGGCTATCTGATCGGCCATCCCGACTGGCTGGCGCAGTTCGACAAGGCTCGGCTGCCGTACAACATCAACACCCTGACGCAGCTGTCTGCGCAGTTCGCGTTGGCCCACGCGGACCGGCTGGCCGGCGAGGCGGCGCGCATCTGCGAGCAGCGCCATCGCCTGTCGCAGGAACTGAAGGCCCTGCCGGGCGTCACGGTCTACCCGAGCGACGCCAATTTCATCCTGCTGCGTCTGCCGCCCGGTCAGGCGCCGGCCGCGCACGGGGCGCTGCAACAGGCCGGTATACTGGTCAAGAACGTCCATGGCGGCCATCCGCTGCTGACCGATTGCCTGCGGGTGACGGTCGGCACGGCGGCCGAGAACGAGGCCCTGCTTGCCGCCCTGCGGGCGCATTTGACCGGTACGGTATGA
- the hisD gene encoding histidinol dehydrogenase yields MRRLDSRAAGFEAAFANLLAAGAPDDLEVQAPVQAILSAVREHGDEALLDCTRRFDGWIPAGADDLEIPRTRLDAAVAAITPAQRSALQAAAGRVRAYHQRQRQESWQYTEADGSVLGQRVTPLDRVGVYVPGGKAAYPSSVLMNVIPAKVAGVAEIIMVSPTPGGIENPLVLAAAGIAGADRVFRIGGAQAVAALAYGTATVPAVDKIVGPGNRYVAAAKRQVFGTVGIDMIAGPSEVVIVADGSAPADWLAYDLFAQAEHDEQARSILLCPDAAYLDRVAERMAALLPGLERHAIVEAALRQHGALILTRDLVEAATLASDLAPEHLELAVADPQALLPHIRHAGAIFLGAYSPEAIGDYCAGPNHVLPTARTARFSSPLGVYDFQKRSSLIGLSAAGAAALAPLAAQLARGEGLSAHARSAECRLEQS; encoded by the coding sequence ATGCGCCGGCTTGACAGTCGGGCGGCCGGTTTCGAGGCCGCTTTCGCCAACTTGCTGGCCGCTGGCGCGCCGGACGATCTCGAAGTCCAGGCGCCGGTGCAGGCGATCCTGAGCGCGGTGCGCGAGCACGGCGATGAGGCGCTGCTGGACTGCACGCGTCGCTTCGACGGCTGGATTCCTGCCGGCGCAGACGACCTCGAAATCCCCCGCACGCGCCTCGACGCGGCCGTGGCGGCGATTACGCCTGCCCAGCGCAGCGCGCTGCAAGCCGCTGCCGGGCGCGTGCGCGCTTACCACCAGCGCCAGCGCCAGGAGTCCTGGCAGTACACCGAAGCCGATGGCAGCGTGCTCGGCCAGCGTGTGACGCCGCTGGACCGGGTCGGCGTGTATGTGCCGGGCGGCAAGGCGGCGTACCCGTCGAGCGTGCTGATGAACGTCATTCCGGCCAAGGTGGCGGGGGTTGCTGAAATCATCATGGTGTCGCCCACCCCGGGTGGTATCGAGAACCCGCTGGTGCTGGCGGCGGCGGGGATCGCCGGCGCGGATCGGGTGTTTCGCATCGGCGGTGCGCAGGCGGTGGCGGCGCTGGCCTACGGCACAGCGACCGTCCCGGCCGTGGACAAGATCGTCGGTCCGGGCAACCGCTACGTGGCGGCCGCCAAGCGGCAGGTGTTCGGCACCGTCGGCATCGACATGATCGCCGGCCCGTCGGAAGTCGTGATCGTCGCCGACGGCAGCGCCCCGGCCGACTGGCTGGCCTACGACCTGTTCGCGCAGGCCGAGCACGACGAGCAGGCGCGGTCCATCCTGCTGTGCCCGGATGCGGCCTATCTGGACCGGGTGGCCGAGCGCATGGCGGCCCTGCTGCCGGGGCTGGAACGCCACGCCATCGTCGAGGCGGCGCTGCGCCAGCACGGGGCGCTGATTCTGACGCGCGATCTGGTCGAGGCAGCCACGCTGGCCAGCGATCTTGCGCCCGAGCACCTGGAACTGGCGGTCGCCGACCCGCAGGCCCTGTTGCCGCATATTCGCCACGCCGGGGCGATATTTCTGGGTGCCTACTCGCCGGAAGCCATCGGCGATTACTGCGCCGGACCCAACCACGTGCTGCCGACGGCGCGCACGGCGCGCTTCAGCTCGCCGCTGGGCGTGTACGACTTCCAGAAGCGCAGCAGCCTGATCGGTCTGAGCGCCGCCGGCGCTGCGGCGCTGGCGCCGCTGGCCGCGCAGCTTGCCCGTGGCGAGGGTCTGAGCGCCCACGCGCGCTCGGCCGAATGCCGGCTGGAGCAGTCGTGA
- the hisG gene encoding ATP phosphoribosyltransferase has product MEGLRIAVSKGRILDETLPLLARVGIAPAGDIGRRLIVDTTAPGVQLIIIRATDVPTYVAYGAADAGIAGKDVLLEHGGEGLYEPLDLGIARCRLMVCGRADVALPTGRLRVATKYLNITQRYYAERGVQVEPIKLYGSMELAPLVGLADCIVDLVDTGNTLRANGLAPLAHIANISSRLVVNRASMKLKQPALEQLIGALEALTRQVADAPA; this is encoded by the coding sequence ATGGAAGGTCTGCGCATCGCGGTTTCCAAGGGCCGCATCCTGGACGAGACCCTGCCGCTGCTGGCGCGGGTGGGAATTGCGCCGGCGGGCGACATCGGCCGGCGGCTGATCGTCGATACCACAGCACCGGGCGTGCAGCTGATCATCATCCGTGCCACCGACGTGCCGACCTACGTCGCTTACGGCGCGGCTGACGCCGGCATCGCCGGCAAGGACGTGCTGCTTGAGCACGGCGGAGAGGGTCTGTACGAGCCGTTGGACCTGGGGATAGCCCGCTGCCGGCTGATGGTGTGCGGACGCGCAGACGTGGCGCTGCCGACCGGTCGCCTGCGCGTGGCGACCAAGTACCTGAACATCACCCAGCGCTACTACGCCGAGCGCGGCGTGCAGGTGGAGCCGATCAAGCTGTACGGCTCGATGGAACTGGCGCCGCTGGTGGGCCTGGCCGACTGCATCGTGGACCTGGTCGATACCGGCAACACGCTGCGCGCCAACGGCCTGGCGCCGCTGGCGCATATCGCCAACATCAGCTCGCGCCTGGTCGTGAACCGGGCCTCGATGAAGCTCAAGCAGCCCGCGCTGGAACAGCTGATCGGCGCACTGGAAGCCCTGACGCGGCAGGTGGCCGATGCGCCGGCTTGA